In a genomic window of Methanogenium sp. S4BF:
- a CDS encoding CBS domain-containing protein, with protein MSPEDQSRPITIASCVRITTLMTKDLVCVSPETVAATAAASMAERLCGSCLVMADGALRGVITEQDLTRKVVAAGKDPGTTPVSAIMSSPVVTLGSEGTVGEAADLMIRHTVRRIVVEEEGIPVGIVTARDVLGFASDMNAILQDLSGMYGTMMFLDPDMHVLWVNRQPEDAEVTYVSGPVHCYEFLHGNATPCHGCPLTLSGTAPERTVRTSEIVDNERRIWQVQCHPVSWGDGKVLGVIESAIEVTRERELEQALREHRNHLHMAVEGADIETWYCRSGPGGMVIGSDGGVLFAPDTRFSGTEDMFRYLQMRMHPDDLPVFRGMVESLLSGSEPVGEGRFRMSVPGGGWRWIRTMCGVGDIAPDGTAEAIGGVNIDITDLTNYRAAIQRASRKLNLLASVTRHDVLNQVSAIMLAGELLELDGYLDKDSGLAETIGRMISSAETIGRQILFTKEYQGLGEADPEWQAVCPLAGSAARELGSGAGTLTLSCECEGLKVYADPMFGHVIFNLIDNAIRHGDGTTTVSIGFMDSRDGGILTLEDDGCGVPAELKEVIFSRGYGKNTGFGLFLSREILEITGISIRECGEPGDGARFEMLIPHSGYRVV; from the coding sequence ATGTCACCTGAAGATCAATCCCGGCCAATCACCATTGCCTCCTGCGTACGGATAACGACCCTCATGACGAAGGATCTGGTCTGTGTCTCCCCGGAGACCGTGGCCGCCACGGCGGCGGCCAGTATGGCAGAACGCCTGTGCGGGAGCTGTCTTGTCATGGCCGATGGAGCACTCCGGGGAGTCATCACGGAACAGGACCTCACCCGCAAGGTCGTCGCAGCCGGAAAAGACCCGGGGACGACTCCGGTCTCTGCAATCATGTCGTCACCGGTCGTCACCCTTGGCAGTGAAGGAACGGTTGGTGAGGCCGCTGACCTGATGATCCGGCATACTGTCCGGCGCATTGTGGTGGAAGAGGAGGGCATTCCGGTGGGCATTGTGACCGCACGTGATGTGCTCGGCTTCGCAAGTGATATGAACGCCATTTTGCAGGACCTGTCGGGGATGTACGGGACCATGATGTTTCTTGATCCTGATATGCATGTTCTCTGGGTCAACAGGCAGCCGGAAGATGCCGAGGTCACATATGTTTCCGGCCCGGTGCACTGCTATGAGTTCCTGCACGGCAATGCCACCCCTTGCCATGGCTGTCCTCTGACGCTCTCCGGGACTGCTCCCGAAAGAACAGTGCGAACATCAGAGATCGTTGACAACGAACGCCGTATCTGGCAGGTGCAGTGTCATCCGGTCAGCTGGGGGGATGGAAAAGTCCTCGGTGTGATTGAGTCCGCAATTGAGGTCACCCGTGAACGTGAACTGGAACAGGCACTCCGGGAGCACCGGAACCACCTGCATATGGCAGTGGAGGGTGCGGATATTGAGACCTGGTACTGTCGTTCGGGACCGGGCGGAATGGTGATTGGATCCGATGGAGGGGTTTTATTTGCCCCGGATACCCGTTTTTCCGGCACGGAAGATATGTTCAGGTACCTGCAGATGAGGATGCATCCTGATGATCTGCCGGTCTTCCGTGGTATGGTTGAGTCTCTGTTGTCAGGGAGCGAACCCGTAGGAGAGGGGCGGTTTCGTATGAGTGTTCCCGGAGGCGGATGGCGATGGATACGGACGATGTGCGGGGTGGGTGATATTGCTCCTGACGGAACCGCTGAAGCGATTGGGGGGGTCAATATTGATATCACCGATCTCACCAATTACCGGGCCGCCATTCAACGGGCAAGCAGGAAACTGAATCTGCTCGCTTCGGTTACCCGCCACGATGTCCTCAATCAGGTTAGTGCCATTATGCTTGCCGGTGAACTGCTGGAGCTGGATGGGTATCTGGACAAAGACTCCGGGCTTGCGGAGACTATCGGGCGGATGATATCGTCTGCGGAAACTATTGGACGGCAGATTCTTTTCACGAAGGAATATCAGGGGCTCGGTGAGGCAGATCCGGAATGGCAGGCAGTCTGCCCTCTTGCCGGTTCGGCAGCTCGCGAGCTTGGATCCGGGGCCGGCACGCTGACGCTTTCCTGTGAATGTGAGGGGCTGAAGGTGTATGCAGATCCCATGTTCGGGCATGTTATCTTTAACCTCATCGACAATGCGATCCGCCACGGGGATGGGACCACGACTGTTTCAATCGGCTTTATGGATAGTCGGGACGGCGGGATACTCACGCTCGAAGATGATGGCTGCGGTGTTCCCGCTGAGCTCAAGGAGGTGATATTTTCCCGTGGTTATGGAAAAAACACGGGTTTTGGCCTCTTTCTTTCACGCGAGATTCTGGAAATAACCGGCATCTCAAT
- a CDS encoding glutamate synthase-related protein — protein sequence MSWYMCDVCHSFEYDDEVGSVEGGIPAGVAPEDLPDDWTCPVCVSDKTHLKKKPGAATKADRTEPVEADPAAHICRSPDYIEPHFVQIKTMAQTGQPVIEPMRTARMMVSWDEILIIAAALRRLPLNPDEPVALETVIGPNARQPMVLSVPFYVTHMSFGALSREIKIALARGSARAGTACSSGEGGILPAEFEQAHRYIFEYIPNRYSATPEYMQTADAIEIKISQSAKPGMGGFLPGAKVTEEIAAIRGFPKGHDILSPARFEDIRSPEDLKTKVDYLRDVSGGRPIGIKFAAGDIEGDLEVAIAAEPDFITIDGRPGSTAAAPKAVKDATAVPTIYALDRARRYMDDHGVKGISLVMTGGFRISSDIVKGLSLGADAVALGTASLIAAGCDQYRICHTGDCPTGVTTQNPDLRARVDPERAAEGVARFFAATRTEVEDFARLCGHHDVHDFSVRDLCTISSEISDHTRIRHA from the coding sequence ATGTCGTGGTATATGTGTGATGTCTGTCATTCGTTTGAGTATGATGATGAAGTGGGATCTGTTGAGGGGGGGATACCAGCCGGGGTAGCGCCGGAGGACCTGCCGGACGACTGGACCTGTCCGGTCTGTGTATCCGATAAAACCCATCTGAAGAAGAAACCAGGTGCTGCAACAAAGGCTGACCGGACCGAACCGGTGGAGGCAGATCCTGCGGCCCATATCTGCCGGTCGCCTGATTATATTGAACCCCACTTTGTCCAAATTAAGACAATGGCACAGACCGGACAGCCGGTCATCGAACCGATGCGGACCGCCCGTATGATGGTCTCATGGGATGAAATTCTCATCATTGCAGCGGCCCTCCGCCGCCTGCCCCTGAACCCGGACGAACCGGTGGCATTGGAGACGGTCATCGGCCCAAACGCACGGCAGCCGATGGTCCTCTCAGTTCCCTTTTATGTCACCCACATGTCATTCGGGGCCCTCTCCCGCGAAATAAAGATCGCACTTGCAAGGGGGAGCGCCCGTGCGGGGACTGCATGCTCCTCCGGGGAAGGTGGCATTCTTCCGGCCGAGTTCGAGCAGGCCCACCGGTATATCTTTGAGTACATCCCGAATCGCTATAGTGCCACCCCGGAATATATGCAGACAGCAGACGCAATTGAGATCAAAATAAGCCAGTCGGCTAAACCGGGGATGGGGGGCTTTTTGCCCGGTGCGAAGGTGACAGAAGAGATCGCCGCCATCCGGGGATTTCCCAAAGGGCATGACATCCTGAGTCCCGCCCGGTTTGAAGATATCCGCTCTCCGGAAGACCTGAAGACGAAGGTGGATTATCTGCGGGATGTCTCGGGCGGCAGGCCCATCGGCATCAAGTTTGCTGCAGGTGATATTGAAGGAGATCTGGAGGTGGCGATTGCTGCGGAGCCGGATTTCATCACTATTGACGGGCGGCCGGGTTCAACGGCGGCGGCACCGAAGGCTGTAAAGGATGCGACCGCCGTCCCGACGATCTATGCCCTGGACCGTGCCCGCAGATATATGGACGACCACGGGGTGAAGGGCATCTCTCTTGTCATGACCGGTGGATTCCGTATCTCATCAGATATCGTAAAAGGTCTTTCACTTGGTGCAGATGCAGTAGCACTGGGCACTGCCTCCCTGATCGCTGCCGGGTGTGATCAGTATCGCATCTGCCACACCGGTGACTGTCCCACGGGGGTGACCACCCAGAATCCTGACCTCCGTGCACGGGTGGATCCTGAGCGTGCAGCGGAGGGTGTTGCCCGGTTCTTTGCCGCCACACGAACGGAAGTTGAGGATTTTGCCCGGCTCTGCGGCCATCATGATGTGCATGACTTTTCGGTGCGTGATCTCTGCACCATCAGTTCTGAGATATCAGATCATACCCGTATCAGGCATGCCTGA